From the Sebastes fasciatus isolate fSebFas1 chromosome 3, fSebFas1.pri, whole genome shotgun sequence genome, one window contains:
- the LOC141765190 gene encoding CSC1-like protein 2 isoform X3 produces MLRALIVTMAIYSGGHACSGHDNCSAHSESKDYCYSARIRSTVLQGLPFGGVPTVLALDFMCFLVLLFVFSILRKVAWDYGRLALVTDADSVASAMHSETPDRYERLTSVSSSVDFDQRDNGFCSWLTAIFRIKDEEIREKCGEDAVHYLSFQRHIIGLLVVVGVLSVGIVLPVNFSGDLLENNAYSFGRTTIANLKSGTNLLWLHTSFAFMYLLLTVYSMRRHTSKMHYKEDDLVKRTLFINGISKYAEEIHIKQHFEQAYENCTVLEARICYNVAKLMSLNAERKKTERSKKFFTDLMAKEHVPTMINPKPCGHLCCCAITGCEEEEAVSYYTKTEAKLKEEYRKEKEKVHTKPLGMAFVTFQNESMTAIILKDFNACQVQGCRCRQEPRSSQFSEALHVHSWSVSYAPDPQNVRWEHLSLGGISWWIRCFIINVILFLLLFFLTTPAIIISTMDKFNVTKPVEYLNNPIVTQFFPTLLLWAFSALLPTIVYYSAFFEAHWTRSGENRTTMHKCYTFLIFMVLLLPSLGLSSLDVFFRWLFDRKFLADATVRFECVFLPDNGAFFVNYVIASAFIGNAMDLLRIPGLLMYMIRLCLARSAADRRNVKRHQAYEFQFGAAYAWMMNVFTVVMAYSITCPIIVPFGLMYMLLKHLVDRYNMYYAYLPSKLDKKIHSGAVTQVVAAPILCLFWLLFFSTVRTGFETPTSMFTLVVLIVTIVVCLSHVCFGHFKYLSAHNYKIDTKETDVDAVENGRPARPTSSPITKSQQQQQQQQQQQQQQMYIAQVLQDPNSDEPGGGSGEEDRGSSQDEELLNGGNSINEADFQSGEDSLIANEVHQ; encoded by the exons ATGCTCAGAGCGCTGATCGTTACCATGGCGATATACAGCGGCGGCCATGCGTGCAGCGGCCATGACAACTGCTCCGCTCACAGCGAGTCCAAAGACTACTGCTACTCGGCTCGCATCCGCAGCACGGTGCTGCAGGGGCTGCCGTTCGGAGGGGTGCCCACCGTGCTCGCCCTCGACTTCATGTGCTTCCTG gtgcTGCTCTTCGTCTTTTCCATTCTACGTAAGGTTGCGTGGGACTATGGACGCCTGGCGCTGGTCACCGACGCCGACAG CGTTGCCTCGGCGATGCACTCGGAGACGCCCGACCGCTACGAACGCCTcacctccgtctcctcctccgtcGACTTCGACCAGAGAGACAAC GGTTTTTGCTCGTGGCTGACGGCCATCTTCAGAATAAA ggaTGAAGAGATCAGGGAGAAGTGTGGCGAGGATGCCGTCCACTACCTGTCCTTCCAGCGTCACATCATCGGCCTGCTGGTCGTAGTCGGCGTCCTCTCCGTCGGCATCGTCCTGCCCGTCAACTTCTCCGGAGACCTTCTGG AAAACAACGCCTACAGCTTCGGACGCACCACGATAGCCAACCTGAAGTCTGG GACGAATCTGTTGTGGCTTCACACTTCGTTTGCCTTCATGTATCTGCTGCTGACCGTCTACAGcatgaggagacacacgtccaAGATGCACTACAAGGAGGACGACCTG GTGAAGCGAACTTTATTCATTAACGGCATCTCTAAATACGCCGAGGAGATTCACATCAAACAACACTTTGA ACAGGCGTATGAGAACTGCACGGTGCTGGAGGCTCGGATCTGCTACAACGTGGCCAAACTGATGTCTCTGAACGCAGAGAG gaAGAAGACGGAGCGCAGTAAGAAGTTCTTCACTGACCTGATGGCGAAGGAACACGTTCCCACCATGATCAACCCCAAACCCTGCGGACACCTCTGCTGCTGCGCCATCACCGGCTGCGAGGAG GAGGAGGCGGTCAGCTACTACACCAAGACGGAGGCCAAGCTGAAGGAGGAGTacaggaaggagaaggagaaggtcCACACCAAACCGCTGGGCATGGCCTTCGTCACCTTCCAGAACGAGTCCATGACCGCCAT TATTCTGAAGGACTTTAACGCCTGTCAGGTTCAGGGTTGTCGGTGTCGTCAGGAGCCTCGTTCCTCTCAGTTCAGCGAGGCGCTTCACGTTCACAGCTGGAGCGTTTCGTACGCTCCCGACCCGCAGAACGTCCGCTG GGAGCACCTGTCGCTGGGTGGGATCTCCTGGTGGATCCGCTGCTTCATCATCAAcgtcatcctcttcctcctgctcttcttCCTCACCACGCCCGCCATCATCATCTCCACCATGGACAAGTTCAACGTCACAAAGCCTGTCGAGTATCTCAAC AATCCCATCGTCACTCAGTTCTTccccactctgctgctctgggctttctctgctctgctgcccACCATCGTCTACTACTCGGCCTTCTTCGAGGCTCACTGGACCAG gtctGGAGAAAACAGGACGACGATGCATAAATGTTACACCTTCCTGATCTTCATGGTTCTGCTGCTGCCGTCTCTCGGACTCAGCAG TCTGGATGTTTTCTTCCGATGGCTCTTTGATAGGAAGTTCCTGGCTGATGCCACAGTCAGATTTGA GTGCGTCTTCCTGCCGGATAACGGAGCGTTCTTCGTCAACTACGTCATCGCCTCTGCGTTCATCGGTAACGCCATGGACCTGCTGAGGATCCCCGGCTTGCTCATGTACATGATCCGACTGTGCCTGGCTCGCTCCGCCGCCGACCGCCGCAACGTCAAGAGG CACCAGGCCTATGAGTTTCAGTTCGGAGCGGCGTACGCCTGGATGATGAACGTCTTCACGGTGGTGATGGCGTACAGCATCACCTGCCCCATCATCGTCCCCTTCG GTCTGATGTACATGTTGCTGAAACACCTGGTGGACCGATACAACATGTACTACGCCTACCTGCCCTCCAAACTGGACAAGAAGATCCACTCTGGAGCCGTCACCCAGGTGGTGGCGGCTCCCATCCTCTGCCTCTTCTGGCTGCTCTTCTTCTCCACCGTGCGCACAG GTTTCGAGACGCCGACCTCGATGTTCACTCTGGTGGTTCTGATCGTCACCATCgtggtctgtctgtctcacgTCTGCTTCGGACACTTCAAGTACCTCAGCGCTCACAACTACAAG ATCGACACCAAGGAGACCGACGTGGACGCTGTCGAGAACGGACGTCCAGCTCGTCCCACGTCCTCCCCGATCACCAAATCTCAG cagcagcagcagcagcagcaacagcagcagcagcagcagatgtacATCGCCCAGGTGCTCCAGGACCCGAACTCGGACGAGCCGGGCGGGGGCAGCGGCGAGGAGGACCGAGGGTCGTCACAGGACGAGGAGTTGCTGAACGGAGGCAACAGCATCAACGAGGCGGATTTTCAGTCAGGGGAGGACAGTCTGATCGCCAACGAGGTCCACCAGTAG
- the LOC141765190 gene encoding CSC1-like protein 2 isoform X2, with the protein MLRALIVTMAIYSGGHACSGHDNCSAHSESKDYCYSARIRSTVLQGLPFGGVPTVLALDFMCFLVLLFVFSILRKVAWDYGRLALVTDADRLKKRFSDREEREYVASAMHSETPDRYERLTSVSSSVDFDQRDNGFCSWLTAIFRIKDEEIREKCGEDAVHYLSFQRHIIGLLVVVGVLSVGIVLPVNFSGDLLENNAYSFGRTTIANLKSGTNLLWLHTSFAFMYLLLTVYSMRRHTSKMHYKEDDLVKRTLFINGISKYAEEIHIKQHFEQAYENCTVLEARICYNVAKLMSLNAERKKTERSKKFFTDLMAKEHVPTMINPKPCGHLCCCAITGCEEEEAVSYYTKTEAKLKEEYRKEKEKVHTKPLGMAFVTFQNESMTAIILKDFNACQVQGCRCRQEPRSSQFSEALHVHSWSVSYAPDPQNVRWEHLSLGGISWWIRCFIINVILFLLLFFLTTPAIIISTMDKFNVTKPVEYLNNPIVTQFFPTLLLWAFSALLPTIVYYSAFFEAHWTRSGENRTTMHKCYTFLIFMVLLLPSLGLSSLDVFFRWLFDRKFLADATVRFECVFLPDNGAFFVNYVIASAFIGNAMDLLRIPGLLMYMIRLCLARSAADRRNVKRHQAYEFQFGAAYAWMMNVFTVVMAYSITCPIIVPFGLMYMLLKHLVDRYNMYYAYLPSKLDKKIHSGAVTQVVAAPILCLFWLLFFSTVRTGFETPTSMFTLVVLIVTIVVCLSHVCFGHFKYLSAHNYKIDTKETDVDAVENGRPARPTSSPITKSQQQQQQQQQQQQQQMYIAQVLQDPNSDEPGGGSGEEDRGSSQDEELLNGGNSINEADFQSGEDSLIANEVHQ; encoded by the exons ATGCTCAGAGCGCTGATCGTTACCATGGCGATATACAGCGGCGGCCATGCGTGCAGCGGCCATGACAACTGCTCCGCTCACAGCGAGTCCAAAGACTACTGCTACTCGGCTCGCATCCGCAGCACGGTGCTGCAGGGGCTGCCGTTCGGAGGGGTGCCCACCGTGCTCGCCCTCGACTTCATGTGCTTCCTG gtgcTGCTCTTCGTCTTTTCCATTCTACGTAAGGTTGCGTGGGACTATGGACGCCTGGCGCTGGTCACCGACGCCGACAG ACTCAAGAAGCGTTTCAGCGACCGGGAGGAGCGAGAATA CGTTGCCTCGGCGATGCACTCGGAGACGCCCGACCGCTACGAACGCCTcacctccgtctcctcctccgtcGACTTCGACCAGAGAGACAAC GGTTTTTGCTCGTGGCTGACGGCCATCTTCAGAATAAA ggaTGAAGAGATCAGGGAGAAGTGTGGCGAGGATGCCGTCCACTACCTGTCCTTCCAGCGTCACATCATCGGCCTGCTGGTCGTAGTCGGCGTCCTCTCCGTCGGCATCGTCCTGCCCGTCAACTTCTCCGGAGACCTTCTGG AAAACAACGCCTACAGCTTCGGACGCACCACGATAGCCAACCTGAAGTCTGG GACGAATCTGTTGTGGCTTCACACTTCGTTTGCCTTCATGTATCTGCTGCTGACCGTCTACAGcatgaggagacacacgtccaAGATGCACTACAAGGAGGACGACCTG GTGAAGCGAACTTTATTCATTAACGGCATCTCTAAATACGCCGAGGAGATTCACATCAAACAACACTTTGA ACAGGCGTATGAGAACTGCACGGTGCTGGAGGCTCGGATCTGCTACAACGTGGCCAAACTGATGTCTCTGAACGCAGAGAG gaAGAAGACGGAGCGCAGTAAGAAGTTCTTCACTGACCTGATGGCGAAGGAACACGTTCCCACCATGATCAACCCCAAACCCTGCGGACACCTCTGCTGCTGCGCCATCACCGGCTGCGAGGAG GAGGAGGCGGTCAGCTACTACACCAAGACGGAGGCCAAGCTGAAGGAGGAGTacaggaaggagaaggagaaggtcCACACCAAACCGCTGGGCATGGCCTTCGTCACCTTCCAGAACGAGTCCATGACCGCCAT TATTCTGAAGGACTTTAACGCCTGTCAGGTTCAGGGTTGTCGGTGTCGTCAGGAGCCTCGTTCCTCTCAGTTCAGCGAGGCGCTTCACGTTCACAGCTGGAGCGTTTCGTACGCTCCCGACCCGCAGAACGTCCGCTG GGAGCACCTGTCGCTGGGTGGGATCTCCTGGTGGATCCGCTGCTTCATCATCAAcgtcatcctcttcctcctgctcttcttCCTCACCACGCCCGCCATCATCATCTCCACCATGGACAAGTTCAACGTCACAAAGCCTGTCGAGTATCTCAAC AATCCCATCGTCACTCAGTTCTTccccactctgctgctctgggctttctctgctctgctgcccACCATCGTCTACTACTCGGCCTTCTTCGAGGCTCACTGGACCAG gtctGGAGAAAACAGGACGACGATGCATAAATGTTACACCTTCCTGATCTTCATGGTTCTGCTGCTGCCGTCTCTCGGACTCAGCAG TCTGGATGTTTTCTTCCGATGGCTCTTTGATAGGAAGTTCCTGGCTGATGCCACAGTCAGATTTGA GTGCGTCTTCCTGCCGGATAACGGAGCGTTCTTCGTCAACTACGTCATCGCCTCTGCGTTCATCGGTAACGCCATGGACCTGCTGAGGATCCCCGGCTTGCTCATGTACATGATCCGACTGTGCCTGGCTCGCTCCGCCGCCGACCGCCGCAACGTCAAGAGG CACCAGGCCTATGAGTTTCAGTTCGGAGCGGCGTACGCCTGGATGATGAACGTCTTCACGGTGGTGATGGCGTACAGCATCACCTGCCCCATCATCGTCCCCTTCG GTCTGATGTACATGTTGCTGAAACACCTGGTGGACCGATACAACATGTACTACGCCTACCTGCCCTCCAAACTGGACAAGAAGATCCACTCTGGAGCCGTCACCCAGGTGGTGGCGGCTCCCATCCTCTGCCTCTTCTGGCTGCTCTTCTTCTCCACCGTGCGCACAG GTTTCGAGACGCCGACCTCGATGTTCACTCTGGTGGTTCTGATCGTCACCATCgtggtctgtctgtctcacgTCTGCTTCGGACACTTCAAGTACCTCAGCGCTCACAACTACAAG ATCGACACCAAGGAGACCGACGTGGACGCTGTCGAGAACGGACGTCCAGCTCGTCCCACGTCCTCCCCGATCACCAAATCTCAG cagcagcagcagcagcagcaacagcagcagcagcagcagatgtacATCGCCCAGGTGCTCCAGGACCCGAACTCGGACGAGCCGGGCGGGGGCAGCGGCGAGGAGGACCGAGGGTCGTCACAGGACGAGGAGTTGCTGAACGGAGGCAACAGCATCAACGAGGCGGATTTTCAGTCAGGGGAGGACAGTCTGATCGCCAACGAGGTCCACCAGTAG
- the LOC141765190 gene encoding CSC1-like protein 2 isoform X1 produces MLRALIVTMAIYSGGHACSGHDNCSAHSESKDYCYSARIRSTVLQGLPFGGVPTVLALDFMCFLVLLFVFSILRKVAWDYGRLALVTDADRLKKRFSDREEREYVASAMHSETPDRYERLTSVSSSVDFDQRDNGFCSWLTAIFRIKDEEIREKCGEDAVHYLSFQRHIIGLLVVVGVLSVGIVLPVNFSGDLLENNAYSFGRTTIANLKSGTNLLWLHTSFAFMYLLLTVYSMRRHTSKMHYKEDDLVKRTLFINGISKYAEEIHIKQHFEQAYENCTVLEARICYNVAKLMSLNAERKKTERSKKFFTDLMAKEHVPTMINPKPCGHLCCCAITGCEEEEAVSYYTKTEAKLKEEYRKEKEKVHTKPLGMAFVTFQNESMTAIILKDFNACQVQGCRCRQEPRSSQFSEALHVHSWSVSYAPDPQNVRWEHLSLGGISWWIRCFIINVILFLLLFFLTTPAIIISTMDKFNVTKPVEYLNNPIVTQFFPTLLLWAFSALLPTIVYYSAFFEAHWTRSGENRTTMHKCYTFLIFMVLLLPSLGLSSLDVFFRWLFDRKFLADATVRFECVFLPDNGAFFVNYVIASAFIGNAMDLLRIPGLLMYMIRLCLARSAADRRNVKRHQAYEFQFGAAYAWMMNVFTVVMAYSITCPIIVPFGLMYMLLKHLVDRYNMYYAYLPSKLDKKIHSGAVTQVVAAPILCLFWLLFFSTVRTGFETPTSMFTLVVLIVTIVVCLSHVCFGHFKYLSAHNYKIDTKETDVDAVENGRPARPTSSPITKSQQQQQQQQQQQQQMYIAQVLQDPNSDEPGGGSGEEDRGSSQDEELLNGGNSINEADFQSGEDSLIANEVHQ; encoded by the exons ATGCTCAGAGCGCTGATCGTTACCATGGCGATATACAGCGGCGGCCATGCGTGCAGCGGCCATGACAACTGCTCCGCTCACAGCGAGTCCAAAGACTACTGCTACTCGGCTCGCATCCGCAGCACGGTGCTGCAGGGGCTGCCGTTCGGAGGGGTGCCCACCGTGCTCGCCCTCGACTTCATGTGCTTCCTG gtgcTGCTCTTCGTCTTTTCCATTCTACGTAAGGTTGCGTGGGACTATGGACGCCTGGCGCTGGTCACCGACGCCGACAG ACTCAAGAAGCGTTTCAGCGACCGGGAGGAGCGAGAATA CGTTGCCTCGGCGATGCACTCGGAGACGCCCGACCGCTACGAACGCCTcacctccgtctcctcctccgtcGACTTCGACCAGAGAGACAAC GGTTTTTGCTCGTGGCTGACGGCCATCTTCAGAATAAA ggaTGAAGAGATCAGGGAGAAGTGTGGCGAGGATGCCGTCCACTACCTGTCCTTCCAGCGTCACATCATCGGCCTGCTGGTCGTAGTCGGCGTCCTCTCCGTCGGCATCGTCCTGCCCGTCAACTTCTCCGGAGACCTTCTGG AAAACAACGCCTACAGCTTCGGACGCACCACGATAGCCAACCTGAAGTCTGG GACGAATCTGTTGTGGCTTCACACTTCGTTTGCCTTCATGTATCTGCTGCTGACCGTCTACAGcatgaggagacacacgtccaAGATGCACTACAAGGAGGACGACCTG GTGAAGCGAACTTTATTCATTAACGGCATCTCTAAATACGCCGAGGAGATTCACATCAAACAACACTTTGA ACAGGCGTATGAGAACTGCACGGTGCTGGAGGCTCGGATCTGCTACAACGTGGCCAAACTGATGTCTCTGAACGCAGAGAG gaAGAAGACGGAGCGCAGTAAGAAGTTCTTCACTGACCTGATGGCGAAGGAACACGTTCCCACCATGATCAACCCCAAACCCTGCGGACACCTCTGCTGCTGCGCCATCACCGGCTGCGAGGAG GAGGAGGCGGTCAGCTACTACACCAAGACGGAGGCCAAGCTGAAGGAGGAGTacaggaaggagaaggagaaggtcCACACCAAACCGCTGGGCATGGCCTTCGTCACCTTCCAGAACGAGTCCATGACCGCCAT TATTCTGAAGGACTTTAACGCCTGTCAGGTTCAGGGTTGTCGGTGTCGTCAGGAGCCTCGTTCCTCTCAGTTCAGCGAGGCGCTTCACGTTCACAGCTGGAGCGTTTCGTACGCTCCCGACCCGCAGAACGTCCGCTG GGAGCACCTGTCGCTGGGTGGGATCTCCTGGTGGATCCGCTGCTTCATCATCAAcgtcatcctcttcctcctgctcttcttCCTCACCACGCCCGCCATCATCATCTCCACCATGGACAAGTTCAACGTCACAAAGCCTGTCGAGTATCTCAAC AATCCCATCGTCACTCAGTTCTTccccactctgctgctctgggctttctctgctctgctgcccACCATCGTCTACTACTCGGCCTTCTTCGAGGCTCACTGGACCAG gtctGGAGAAAACAGGACGACGATGCATAAATGTTACACCTTCCTGATCTTCATGGTTCTGCTGCTGCCGTCTCTCGGACTCAGCAG TCTGGATGTTTTCTTCCGATGGCTCTTTGATAGGAAGTTCCTGGCTGATGCCACAGTCAGATTTGA GTGCGTCTTCCTGCCGGATAACGGAGCGTTCTTCGTCAACTACGTCATCGCCTCTGCGTTCATCGGTAACGCCATGGACCTGCTGAGGATCCCCGGCTTGCTCATGTACATGATCCGACTGTGCCTGGCTCGCTCCGCCGCCGACCGCCGCAACGTCAAGAGG CACCAGGCCTATGAGTTTCAGTTCGGAGCGGCGTACGCCTGGATGATGAACGTCTTCACGGTGGTGATGGCGTACAGCATCACCTGCCCCATCATCGTCCCCTTCG GTCTGATGTACATGTTGCTGAAACACCTGGTGGACCGATACAACATGTACTACGCCTACCTGCCCTCCAAACTGGACAAGAAGATCCACTCTGGAGCCGTCACCCAGGTGGTGGCGGCTCCCATCCTCTGCCTCTTCTGGCTGCTCTTCTTCTCCACCGTGCGCACAG GTTTCGAGACGCCGACCTCGATGTTCACTCTGGTGGTTCTGATCGTCACCATCgtggtctgtctgtctcacgTCTGCTTCGGACACTTCAAGTACCTCAGCGCTCACAACTACAAG ATCGACACCAAGGAGACCGACGTGGACGCTGTCGAGAACGGACGTCCAGCTCGTCCCACGTCCTCCCCGATCACCAAATCTCAG cagcagcagcagcagcaacagcagcagcagcagcagatgtacATCGCCCAGGTGCTCCAGGACCCGAACTCGGACGAGCCGGGCGGGGGCAGCGGCGAGGAGGACCGAGGGTCGTCACAGGACGAGGAGTTGCTGAACGGAGGCAACAGCATCAACGAGGCGGATTTTCAGTCAGGGGAGGACAGTCTGATCGCCAACGAGGTCCACCAGTAG